A single Nicotiana tabacum cultivar K326 chromosome 5, ASM71507v2, whole genome shotgun sequence DNA region contains:
- the LOC142180716 gene encoding uncharacterized protein LOC142180716: MESETTGGEVVAERTIQMLEDMLRAYVLAFKGSRDDHLPLVKFTYNNNFHVSIQMAPIEALYGRKCRYPIGWFEVGEAELLGLDLVHQAMEKVKVIQERMKTARSRQKSYADVHQRELEFQVDDWVFLKVSPMNGVMRFGKKKGN; the protein is encoded by the exons atggaaagtgagactactggtggTGAAGTTGTG gcagagcggactattcagatgcttgaagATATGTTGCGAGCTTATGTTCTAGCTTTCAAAGGTAGTCGGGATGACCATTTGCCGCTTGTCAAGTTTACTTACAATAACAACTTTCACGTtagtattcagatggccccaATTGAGGCATTGTATGGAAGGAAGTGTAGATATCCGATTGGGTGGTTTGAGGTTGGTGAAGCAGAACTGTTAGGGCTAGatcttgtgcatcaggctatggaaaaagttaaagtcATTCAGGAGAGGATGAAAACTGCTcggagtcgtcagaaatcctatgcAGACGTGCATCAAAGAGAATTGGAATTCCAagtagatgattgggtgttcttgaaagtATCTCCCATGAATGGAGTCATGCGGTTtgggaaaaaaaaaggaaattga